From the genome of Deltaproteobacteria bacterium:
TACTTCGACGGTGATAACGGCGAGAAGCTGCACATCGAAGAGATCCCGGCGGAACTGCAGGAGGAGGCGGATGCGAAACGGGAAGAGATGCTTGATGCCGTCTCGATGTTTTCCGATGAATTGATGGAGGCAATCCTCGAAGAAAACGTCACGGAGGAGCTGATTCACGAAGCCGTCCGCAAGGGGACGATTTCTCTGGAACTGACACCGGTCTTCATCGGATCGGCCTATAAAAACAAGGGGGTCCAGAATCTTCTTGATGCCGTCATTCACTATCTTCCCAATCCTGAAGAAGTCACCAATACGGCCCTTGATCTCGATCAGGACGAAGCGGAAGTCACCCTCAGTTCCTCTCCGGAGGATCCGACGGTCGCACTGGCCTTCAAACTTGAGGACGGCCGCTACGGACAGCTTACCTATATCCGGATCTATCAGGGAAAGATCGCCAAGGGAGATACTCTCTATAATACCCGGAGCGGGAAGAAGATCAAGGTCGGTCGGCTGGTCCGGATGCACTCCGACAATATGGAGGATATCGAAGAGGCCGCAAGCGGCGACATTGTTGCACTCTTCGGTGTGGACTGCTCCTCGGGAGACACCTTCACCGCCCAGGAACTGAATTACACCATGACCTCCATGCATGTCCCGGCACCGGTGATCAGCCTGACGGTGACACCGGAGGACAACAAGTCTCAGGTGAACATGTCCAAGGCATTGAATCGTTTCACCAAGGAAGACCCGACCTTCCGTACCTATGTGGATCCCGAAAGCGGCGAAACGATCATTTCCGGGATGGGTGAACTGCACCTGGATGTCTACATCGAACGGATGCGGCGGGAATACAGTGCCGCTGTAGAAACGGGTATGCCCCAGGTGGCCTATCGGGAAACCATTTCCGTGCGGTCGGATTTCAACTATACCCATAAAAAACAGACCGGCGGTTCCGGACAGTATGGCCGGGTAGCCGGGTTCATGGAACCCTATCCCGACGGCGAATACAACTTTATCGATGAAATTAAAGGCGGGGCAATTCCGACCGAATTCATCCCCTCCTGCGACAAGGGATTCAAGGGATGCATGGAGAAGGGACGGCTCATCGGTTTTCCCATCTCCGGCATTCAGATCACGATCAATGACGGAAGTTCCCACTCCGTGGACTCTTCCGACGTTGCTTTCCAACAGGCCGCCCGAGGTGCGTTTCTGGAGGCCTACGCCAAAGCCAAACCAGTCATTCTGGAACCGATCATGAAGGTCGCAGTGGAAGGTCCCTCGGAATTCCAGGGTTCCATTCTCGGCACCCTGAATCAACGCCGGGGGATGATCTCCGGGGTCACGGAAGACGGAAGCTTCTCCGTCGTCGAAGCCGAGGTCCCGCTGGCCGAAATGTTCGGATATTCTACGGTACTCCGCTCCTCCACGCAGGGAAAGGCGGAATTCACCATGGAGTTTGCCCGCTACAAGCAGGTCCCGCAAAGCATTGCGGAAGAACTGGTCAAAGAATATTCCGAGCAGAAAAAGAGCGCATAAGGTTTTGTGTAACCTCGCACGTTCTTCTTTCTGAAGATCCCCCGTCTGAGGAATCCTGAACCGGGAGACCGGACGATGCTGAAACAGGAGTTCACCTTGAAGAGTCCGATGAGAATCTTGCAAAAAGCAACACAGGGAGGTTTGGGAAAAGGCAACCTCGGTGTCTTCATGGCCCGGGCGGGAGTCGGCAAGACGGCCTGCCTGATCCATGTAGCGCTGGACAGTCTGTTCAAGAACCAGAAGGCCGTCCATGTAGGAATCGGGGAATCGGTGGAGGAGATCCGGCTCTGGTATCGTGAGATACTTTCCGACCTCTGCACCGGTTTCGAAATCCAAAACCCGGAAAAGCTCTCCGAAGAGCTGGAACGGCAGCGCATCATTCTCTCCTATACTCCGGAGACCTTTACCGTACGAAAGCTCGCCCTGGATCTGGAGGACCTCGCCAAAGACGGCGGTTTTCTGCCGGAGATTCTCCTGATCGACGGTTTCGATTTTGAAAAGGAAGACTCCGGCTGGGATACGCTGGCGGCCTTTGAATATCTGGCCAAGGATCGATCACTGGAGGTCTGGTTCTCCGCCCGGACACACCGGGATTCAAAAATCATCAACGAGCGAGGAATTCCCGCTCCCTGTCACGAGGTGGATGACCTCTTCTCCGTCATCATCTTTCTGGAACCGAAAGAGGCGGTGATTCAACTCAAGCTCCTGAAAGATCATGACCATCCCGTTGAGGAAGATCTGCCGCTTCGTCTGAATCCGAACACCTTCCTTTTGATGGACGAATAAATACCTTTTGAAGGTTGCAATCCCTGTTCAATGCAGGTATGATCTAAGCACTTTCAATGAAAGAAAAAGGAGCCCCATTGAAAAACGAAACCAACCCCACCTGTCCACATTGCAGCCGTACGATGGAAGAATATCAGATGCCGGATCTCCGGTATTCCGAGATTCCGATCTGGGGGAGCAATTTTCTCTGGGTCTGCACCAACGATGAGTGCCCTCTCTTCGTTAATGGATGGAAAAACATGGCGGAAAAACATGGGCAACTGGCCTCCTTCCGCTACATGATTCAGCCCGATTCCGGTGAAGCCGGTGTCATCCCGGCCTTCAACGCCAATGTTTTTGACGTTCTGATGGAAGAACGGAGAAGATACCGGGGAAGTTTCGATAACGGCAATCTCCTCTGACGGTACGACCGCTCTCCCGCGCAGAACCGACACTTCAGGGATATTTCTTCTTTCTCATCGGATAAAAAAATTTAACATTTCTTCGTTTTTTTCTAAAGTTCGCGCCGAGACTGCCGATAAGATGTAAGAGAAAGGAGAGGAAGAAATGCAAAACTTAACACCAAACATGAGGTTAACCCCTTAACTATCTGTTTTTATTGCACGTTACTTCATGGGAGAAAAAATGAAGATCCCCTCTTCAAACCAGATTCATAGTCAGGATCCCTTGCAACGGAAACCCGAGACGCAGGGCATTGAACCATCCTCCACTCAGGGACGGAAAAATACGGAGGTCAACAACACCCTGCAGGGAGACCGGATTGAGATCTCCGGTCAGGCTCAGGGCATCCTGCAGGCCTCCGAAATTGTCCGGACGACCCCGGAGATCCGAGCCTCAAAAGTCGAAGAGGTTAAACGGGCCGTCGATCAGGGTATCTACCGGGTGGACAGCAATAAAGTCGCAGGCCGGATGCTGGATCAAATAAGGGAGGAACTGCTGGAAATGTAGCACCACTCGATTGATCGCGGATTTTCCGCAGGAGGGTTCGGGAGTAGATCGGAGGTAAGACATCATGATTGATGGATTGCACGCCGCCTACTCAGGTCTGGTTGCACAGGGAAAAAAGGTCGGTGTCGGCGCAAACAACATCGCCAATGCTGAATCAAAGGACTTCAAGAGAAGCCGCCTCGCCTTCGAGACGAACAGCGAAGGAGGCGTCAGCTCTCAGGTGGAGCAGGTCAATACCGAGGAGGCCTTTTCTCAACCGGTGGAGGGAAACAGCAATACCGCAAGTTCCAATGATGTAGATCTCGGCAAAGAAATATTCGAAATGTCCAATGCCCAGCGAGGCTTCGAGGCCAACGCCGCTTTTTTCCGGACCGAGGAAGAACCCGTAGGGACACTGCTTGATATCACGGCATGATATTATGGCCAATCAAAAAAGCCGAGGTTCATCTCCGGCTTTTTCCGTCTTGGTTCATACTCTGCTCGTCCGCCAGGCAGTTCATCTCCCCTGCTTTAATTCCAGAACATTGCCTTCCGGTTCCCCATGCCGGTCACCTCGCCCATGGCCGATTTCCTGCAGAATATCGTGACGGGGCGTATATTGATTCTCCAGCAGGATCACCTGTTTTCCCTGCCGTTTTTCCACATTAATCACCAGGGGCCCCTGAAGGTTCGCCGTGAGCGTCTTCGGTTCCCGGTAAAGGGTCACAATGCAGAGGACCAGCGTTTCGGTCTCCTCCGTAATCCCGAGATGGGCGACTTCCTCCTGCTGCACCATCACATGATAGTCGGAACGAAAAACCTGTGGTTCCAAGGTCAGGAAGGCAATGGAAGGATCGTTCAGCGACTGCATCCACCGGAAAGGGCTGTCCTCCTCCCGGTCCAGCAGAATAAACCTTTTGAGATGAGGCATTCCCACAAGTCCGGACGGAAAGGTCAGGAGCTTCTCCTCTTCGATTTCAATCTCGCCGAACAACCTTGTTTGGATAATCAAAAGGTTCTCCTCTCTCAACACTATTCCGGTTTTTCTTTACGGTTCAGGAATTCCGCCATATCCCGGGCCTCCTCCAGGTTCATTGCAGAAGCCCGGCGATTTTCTTCCTGAATCTGGCGGTAAATTTCGCCGCGGTAAACGGAAACGAAGGCCGGCGCTTCAATTCCAATCCGCACCTGTTTTCCCTTGATCTCTTTGACAACAATACGAATCTCGTCGTTCAGAAAAATATCTTGGCCTAACTTCCTTGTCAAGACCAGCATGGGGACCTCACCATCCTCTCCGGCGCAAAACCGGGGAAAGATTATTTCAGAAAATTCAATAAATTGGTCTGGAGGATTTTTGCCGAGGATGCCATCACCGCTTGAAGAGCAACCTCTTGTTTTGAAAAATTCATCATGGCCTGACTCATATCCACATCTTCCGTATCGGAAATCAACTCCGTCGTGTCAAGGTTGATCTGATCAAGAACGTTGGAAGCACCATCAAGATTGTTCACCCGATAGCCCGTAATGGACCAGGCGGACATGATCTGTTCTTCCGACGCATCAAGATTTCCGATGCTGGTCTGGATGCCGGAAAGATCATTTCCGGATAACGCGGTTTGCAGGTCGGTCAACGTCTGGAAGAGATCAACCCCCCCGGCCGCCCCCAACACATTCTCGCCGGGAAAGTTCAGTTTGATCGTACTGTTCTTCCCGATCCGGATCTCGATTTCGCCGTCGTCGCCGGAATAATTACCGCTGCTGTCATAAGGAGGGGAGGAGACGTCATATCCGCCGAAAATGTACTCATCCCCTACCTGGGTATTTGCCAAGCTTACCAGCTGCGATTTGATCGTCGCGATACTTTGTGCCATGTTATCCAGTTCCGTCGATGAATGATTCCCGTTGGCCCCCTGCAAAGCAATCTCTTTGGCGGAAACCCGTAGACTATTAATCAGGTTCAGCGTCGATTCCGTCTGATTGAGAAAGGTTCTCGCATGGCTGATATTTTCCTGGTATTGGGCCAGTCGTGAAAGATCCGCCCGGTAACGGGTGACGCGTCCGGCACCGTTTGGGTCATCGGAAGGCCGGTTGATTCTCTTCCCGGACGAGACCTGTTCGTTGGCATTAAAATAGGCCGTGGAAGTCTGCTCCAGGTAACGATTGGCCATATTGTAGATCTGACTGTTGGAAACACGCATCATGTCCCTCGCATCTAACGTCCCAGGTTCACCAAAATATCCATCAAGTCCTTGGCAACATTGAACATTCGGGCGGCAGCACTATAGGCATTCTGATATTTTATCAGATTGACCGATTCCTCATCAATGGAGACCCCGGAGACCGAATCCCTGAGGTTCGTCAGTTCCTGGATGGAAAGGTCATAGAGGTTCTCATCCTTCTCCGCCTGGCTGGACGCATATCCGACGTCCGACACAAGAAAGCTGTAGGCCTCTCCAAAGGTCGCCGTACCGGCATTCATGGTGTCGCTGTCGGTCAGATCTCCGATGGCCAGTGCATTCCGGTTGTCCCCTGTTCCACTGACGGAGATGGGATCTTCCGTGGCCGCGGCAATTTTATCCGTCGAGGAGGCCACGGCGCTGCTCACGGAAATTCCTTTTGCCATACCGGTCTTATTGATCCCAACGGAAAAGATGTCACCTGCAGCCGGCGCTCCCCCCCCGTCGGTGATGACCACCGTAATGCCGGGGATATCCGTAATGTTTCCTCCCGAGGTATAGCCGGAACCGGTGGCAACGGTCGTCCCTGTCGTGGTATTGACGACATCATAGGCGGAAGACGAGGTGAATCGAATTTCATAATCGTCAGCCGTCAACGCGGTCGGGTCACTGATCGTTCCGGTACTAATCGAGGCTCCGCCGGTATTACTACTGTCGGCGGAGCTCGTCAGAGGAACCTGGGTAAAAAAGAGATTGCCTGTAGAACCGTCGAGACCGTACCCGCCATAGTGAACCTTATTCACTTCAATGACGATCCGTGCAGCCAGATCGTTTAAGGTATCAAGATAGCTTTTTATATCATCATCCCGGGCCTGGATATTGCCGCCCAACTTTCCCCCGCTGATCCGGCTCGTAATATCAGTGACCGTTCCCGTAGAATCAACCAGATTCACAACACTGCCGCTACTGCCGTTCGTGACGGAAAGGGAGTTATAGGAAATTCCCTGGACCAAAGAGATTCCTCCAGGCAGGACGATGGAAACCAGCCCGTCATCCGCCTCCAGAGAATGAACGCCAACCAGTTCCGATATCTGTTGTATTAACAAGTCCCGTTTGTCACGCAGATCATTGGCATGTTGTCCCCCGGCCTCAATCGACTGAATCTGAACGTTCAGATCGGTAATCTCCGACGACAAGTCATTGATCTGGTCCACGACGCTGGAAATGGACCGATCCGATTCATCCTTGACACCGCTGACATGCTCATAGACACGGGAGAACTCCGATACCAGATTGTTCGCGCTTTGTACCACTCCGGTCCGTTCCGCCGAACTCTCCGGACGTCCTGCAAGGCTCTCCCATGCATTGAAAAAATCGCTGATCGCGCTTCCCAGCCCTCCCCCGTTCGATTCGTTAAAGACCATCTCTGCTGCCGTCAGGGTCGCTTTCTTTGCCGTTGCACTCCCGTAGTACTGTTCCTGAAGATTAATCTGGTTGGTCGTAAAATTATCGTGAGTCCGTTCGATATGTGAAACCATGACTCCCGTACCAAGCTGACCGACCGATCCAAGAGAGGCAGGATTGGTCGTCTCCATCACGGCAGACTGTTTTGAATAGCCCGGCGTATTAACATTGGCAATATTATGCGAACTCACTTCCAGCGCAATCTGCTGGCTCTGAAGCGATTTCAAGCTTGTATCGAGAATCCCGAGAATTGCACCCATGCTGTCCTTGCCTTTCTATGCCCGCTGATTCACACGACACTCCGATTCCTCTTTTGTCTCGATTTGTCCGTCCGGGCTGTAGACCGGTTGACCGGAGGGATGCTGAAAAATCGAGAGGGACCCGCGGATAAAATCCAGGGAGGTCCCTACAAGACCTTCATTCATCTTCACAAGGTTCTGAACAGTCGTCAGGAGTTCACGCAATTCCCCCTGACAGGCGGACAGAGGTACCGAGCAGCGGCCGCCGGAGGCTTGAATGATCCGGGAAAGAGGAGGGTCCTCTCCGGGAATGCCGCAAAGGGAACAGATCTTCTCCACAAGGGTTTGACGGCTCTCTTCCAGAAGTTTGCTTTTCAGATAGACCGTTTCTTTCTTTTTTTCAACCTCTTCGATCACTTCCAGGTCGGCCAGGATCAGCCCTTTCTGCTCTTCCTGAAGAAGATCAATGAGGGAACGGTAAATTCGGACCTCTTCCTGCAAAACATCAAGAAGGGCCTCGAAAGTTTCCATTTTCTTCATGGGAACCTCCCCGGTCGGATGGGGTTTCATGTGACGGAAATGTCGATTCTGTCCCGGAAGTACACTGTACGTGATTGCATGTTCATTCCTTTTCATATTGCACCCGTCTCCGCCTCTCACAGCAAGGCTTTTTTTTTTCTTATCGGCAAACTCTTCCCGAAACTTTATGATCTGCCGCATTTTTCATTTCCGTCGGTCCCTCATATCACTGCCATCCGGGAATGAATATAGCGGGAGGGGTTGACTGCCTTTCCAGCTTTTCTAATCTCGAAATGGAGATGAGGCCCGGTGGCACGGCCTG
Proteins encoded in this window:
- a CDS encoding elongation factor G, with the translated sequence MKRTDQNKVRNIGISAHIDSGKTTLTERILFYTNRIHAIHDVKGKDGVGATMDSMELEKERGITIASAATYCEWKDSFINIIDTPGHVDFTIEVERALRVLDGAVLVLCSVGGVQSQSITVDRQMRRYNVPRIAFINKCDRSGANPNRVITQLREKLGHNAVAMQIPIGLEADLQGVVDLVTMKACYFDGDNGEKLHIEEIPAELQEEADAKREEMLDAVSMFSDELMEAILEENVTEELIHEAVRKGTISLELTPVFIGSAYKNKGVQNLLDAVIHYLPNPEEVTNTALDLDQDEAEVTLSSSPEDPTVALAFKLEDGRYGQLTYIRIYQGKIAKGDTLYNTRSGKKIKVGRLVRMHSDNMEDIEEAASGDIVALFGVDCSSGDTFTAQELNYTMTSMHVPAPVISLTVTPEDNKSQVNMSKALNRFTKEDPTFRTYVDPESGETIISGMGELHLDVYIERMRREYSAAVETGMPQVAYRETISVRSDFNYTHKKQTGGSGQYGRVAGFMEPYPDGEYNFIDEIKGGAIPTEFIPSCDKGFKGCMEKGRLIGFPISGIQITINDGSSHSVDSSDVAFQQAARGAFLEAYAKAKPVILEPIMKVAVEGPSEFQGSILGTLNQRRGMISGVTEDGSFSVVEAEVPLAEMFGYSTVLRSSTQGKAEFTMEFARYKQVPQSIAEELVKEYSEQKKSA
- a CDS encoding flagellar assembly protein FliW, yielding MIIQTRLFGEIEIEEEKLLTFPSGLVGMPHLKRFILLDREEDSPFRWMQSLNDPSIAFLTLEPQVFRSDYHVMVQQEEVAHLGITEETETLVLCIVTLYREPKTLTANLQGPLVINVEKRQGKQVILLENQYTPRHDILQEIGHGRGDRHGEPEGNVLELKQGR
- a CDS encoding flagellar protein FlgN, which produces MKKMETFEALLDVLQEEVRIYRSLIDLLQEEQKGLILADLEVIEEVEKKKETVYLKSKLLEESRQTLVEKICSLCGIPGEDPPLSRIIQASGGRCSVPLSACQGELRELLTTVQNLVKMNEGLVGTSLDFIRGSLSIFQHPSGQPVYSPDGQIETKEESECRVNQRA
- the flgK gene encoding flagellar hook-associated protein FlgK — protein: MGAILGILDTSLKSLQSQQIALEVSSHNIANVNTPGYSKQSAVMETTNPASLGSVGQLGTGVMVSHIERTHDNFTTNQINLQEQYYGSATAKKATLTAAEMVFNESNGGGLGSAISDFFNAWESLAGRPESSAERTGVVQSANNLVSEFSRVYEHVSGVKDESDRSISSVVDQINDLSSEITDLNVQIQSIEAGGQHANDLRDKRDLLIQQISELVGVHSLEADDGLVSIVLPGGISLVQGISYNSLSVTNGSSGSVVNLVDSTGTVTDITSRISGGKLGGNIQARDDDIKSYLDTLNDLAARIVIEVNKVHYGGYGLDGSTGNLFFTQVPLTSSADSSNTGGASISTGTISDPTALTADDYEIRFTSSSAYDVVNTTTGTTVATGSGYTSGGNITDIPGITVVITDGGGAPAAGDIFSVGINKTGMAKGISVSSAVASSTDKIAAATEDPISVSGTGDNRNALAIGDLTDSDTMNAGTATFGEAYSFLVSDVGYASSQAEKDENLYDLSIQELTNLRDSVSGVSIDEESVNLIKYQNAYSAAARMFNVAKDLMDILVNLGR
- the csrA gene encoding carbon storage regulator CsrA, translating into MLVLTRKLGQDIFLNDEIRIVVKEIKGKQVRIGIEAPAFVSVYRGEIYRQIQEENRRASAMNLEEARDMAEFLNRKEKPE
- the flgM gene encoding flagellar biosynthesis anti-sigma factor FlgM, with product MKIPSSNQIHSQDPLQRKPETQGIEPSSTQGRKNTEVNNTLQGDRIEISGQAQGILQASEIVRTTPEIRASKVEEVKRAVDQGIYRVDSNKVAGRMLDQIREELLEM
- the flgL gene encoding flagellar hook-associated protein 3, which gives rise to MMRVSNSQIYNMANRYLEQTSTAYFNANEQVSSGKRINRPSDDPNGAGRVTRYRADLSRLAQYQENISHARTFLNQTESTLNLINSLRVSAKEIALQGANGNHSSTELDNMAQSIATIKSQLVSLANTQVGDEYIFGGYDVSSPPYDSSGNYSGDDGEIEIRIGKNSTIKLNFPGENVLGAAGGVDLFQTLTDLQTALSGNDLSGIQTSIGNLDASEEQIMSAWSITGYRVNNLDGASNVLDQINLDTTELISDTEDVDMSQAMMNFSKQEVALQAVMASSAKILQTNLLNFLK